Genomic segment of Methanomassiliicoccales archaeon:
CACTTTCACCTGAATAATCAGCCACTATATGGCCGTCACCATAGAGCTTCCACTTGTATATAGTCAGACCATCCAATCCTACAGGACCTCGAGCGTGTGTCTTGTTGGTAGAAATGCCCACCTCCGCACCAAGACCATAACGATACCCATCAGCAAAGCGGGTGGAACAGTTCCACATCACGCTCGACGAATCCACCGCATTCATGAATGATTCCGCCGTTTCCCTATTCCTTGTGATTATCGCATCAGTATGATGCGAGCCATATCGGTTTATATGCTCCACTGCCTCTTCAATCGAACCTACCACTTTGATAGAGAGTATAAGGTCATTATACTCCATCGACCAATCCTCTTCCTTCGCTGGAACAGCTTCTATCAATGCTCTTGTAGCTTCATCACCTCTTATCTCCACCCCTGCTCTTCTTAACTCCTTCGCCATCATAGGAAGGAAGGATTGGGCTATGCTTCTATGAACCAGCAGAGTTTCCATGGCGTTACAGACGGCTGGGTATTGAACCTTAGCGTCATAGCAAACTCTCACTGCCATCTCCAGGTCTGCATCCTCATGGACATAGGTATGACATATTCCCGCTGCGTGGCCAAGCACCGGAATCCTGGTAGAGGCTTGAATGGCGCGCACAAGCTCATTGGAGCCACGAGGAATTATCAAATCGATGAAATCATCTTGGGCGAGCAATTCTCTAAATTCCTCTCTGGTCGAGAGGAGCTGAATTGCTCCATCGAATCGGTCGTCAAGTGATGACAGGGCATCCATTATTACTCGGAACAAAGCTTCATTGGTACGTTTAGCCTCTGCACCACCTTTGAGCAAAACCGCGTTTCCTGATTTCAAGCAAAGAGATGATATCTGTATGAGGGCGTCTGGCCTAGACTCAAAGACCACCCCTATTACACCAATGGGGCAGCTCACCTTTTCCAAAATCAGACCATTATCGAGCTCCATGCGCGAGAGTATCTTGCCCAACGGATCCTCTTGAGCAATCAAAGAGGACATCTGGTTTATGCTTTCCTTGATCTTGCCCTCATCATAGCGCAAGCGCTTCAGCAAAGGTGCGGGAAGCCCGCTATCCTTGGCTTCTTCCATATCTTTCTCGTTTTCGGAGATTATGATCGAGGACTTGTTTCTTAGCCCCTCTGATATTCGCAAAAGTGCCTCATTCCTCAACTCCAAGGATAGTTGGGCCAACTTGAATGAGGCGTTTTTAGCCCTCTGAGCAGATTTTCTAACTCCATCCATGATGCGCGATAGCATTCCTATTCAAACCATAAGTGTTTCGATATAACTGAGAGATGTCACAAGTTTTACGAGCTCCTTACCTACAGATTCTTATCACTTCCTACCAACGTTAAAACCTGAACATTTTAAAGACAGGTTAGTTTCTGAAACCATAAGAACGCTAACAAATTAATTCGATTAAAAATGGGTTAGTCAAGAACGAATCGATGAATAAGCCGATTATTGCAATTAGCGCCCCCCCCACGACAAAAATCCTCATCATATGTTATTTTAGGTTATCTATACAATCATATATTATATATTTCGCCTTTTGGAAAATGCTTGAAAGGTTTTTTTACCCGTCTAGGTAACCAATTCTCAACTCATCGAGCCAACATGTTCTTCAAGTCTTCTAAAGGCTCACCTATTGGCATCCATCCAAATTCTTCTTGAATGCGCTTCCAATTATTAGGAGATACGAAAGCTGGCAACGAAGGGCCTATGCGGACATTCCTAACACCCAGCGCCAATAATGTGTATACAATAGCTACGGCCTTTTGCTCGAACCAAGACAAAACGATGCTTAATGGCAACCTATTGAAATCTACCTTGAATGATTGGGATAGCGCCATGGCTATCTGAATCGCAGAGTAGCTGTCATTGCATTGGCCAACATCTAGCAATCTAGGTATTTCAGTACCCTCGATATATCCGAATTCTTTGTCATTGAAGCGATATTTACCGCATGCTAACGTCAAAATGACACAGTCTCTTGGAATGTTCTCTGCGAGTATGGTATAATAGTCTCGCCCAGGCGTGGCGCCATCGCATCCACCGATGAGAAAGAAATGTCTTATTCTGCCTTCTTTGACAGCCTCGATTATCTGAGGCGCCATAGAGAGGACTGCCTTGTGATGGAAGCCAGTATTAACGTAGCCACCGGGCCTCTCTTTCAATTCCCCTATTGACTTAGCATGCTGAATTATAGTTGAGAAGTCCTTTCTATCCGATATTTGCTTTACTCCTTCAATGGCTGGAACACCTATCGTATATAACCTTTCTTTATAACTCGGAAGAGGGATTAATACGCAATTCGTTGTGGCTAATATTGGACCGCCAAATTCCGCGAACTCAACCTTCTGCTTCTGCCACGCCGAGCCGTAGTTGCCAGCTAAGTGTTCATATTTCCTCAGCTCAGGATAGCCATGGGCAGGCAGCATCTCCCCATGTGTATAAATTTGTATTCCAGTTCCCTCAGTCTGCTTGAGCAATTCCTCCAGGTCTAAAAGATCGTGACCTGTTACCAATATACCAGGCGCCTTCCTGACCCCAGTATAAACCTTTGTAGGGGAAGGGTATCCAAAGCGCTCCGTATGAGCAGCGTCCAACATCTGCATCGCCCTGTAATTCATCTTTCCTGAACGAAGAACCATCTGCCAGTGATCTTCGTGTGAGAAGTTTACATTGGTCAGCGTTTTGAATAGGGCCTCATGCATGAATGAGTCCACTTCTTCATCCCTTTTATCCAAGGTGCGACAATGATAAGCGTATGCCGCTATGCCCTTCAATCCATAGATGACCATTTCCTGTAAGCTTTGCAAGTCCTCGTCCTTACCACATACGCCTTTGATAGTGCAGGCTATGCCTTTTGCCGTCTGTTGGCATTGATTGCAATACATTAATATCGCCGATGATTATTAGATTCATATACTATAATAGACTATTTCTTATTTATTATAAGATTATAAGGCCTTAATACTATAATATATTGAGGTAAACGTTATGAAACTAGATGATAAGGATCGCTCTATCATAACGTTTTATTCACAGGATCCAACAATATCTCAGGAAATAATCGCCAAGAGATTGGGGCTTTCCCAGCCTTCCGTCGCCATGAGAATAGCTAGATTAAAGCAAATGGGTGCCCTGGAGATACAATATGGCATAAATCCTCTTAAACTGGGACTTTACCTAGCCAAAGTGGATGTGAGCTCTACAGAACCTGAGCACATACTCGAGATGTTCAGGGAATGTCCCTATTTCGCTAACGGTTTCACAGTATCAGGAAAGAGCAATCTCTGCCTTCTCTTCTACAGCGAAAGCGTTGCAACGCTAGAGGCCATCGTAAACGGGCATTTACGCTCCAATCCCTCCGTGAGAGATGTTGATTTCAACATCATCATAACCTCAGAAAGGAAGCTCATTTTTCCAACTATGCTTATGACCGAAATTTCTGATACACCTCCCTGCGGTATAAAGATGGAGTGCAAAGAGTGCTCATCTTTCAAATCACAAAAGTGCATGGGGTGCCCCGCCACTGGAAATTATCAAGGAAAGTTCTATTATCCAAGGGCTAGTCAAGTCTCTTCCTTCACGGAACGCCGCAAAAAATGATATGGTTGTATCATGAATATCTAAGCTGAAATGATGAAAAGAATAGGATGGTTTACGACCGCTAGAGGTCCAGGATCTCTGAACCTTTTCAAAACTCTGTTGGAGAATATCGATGAAAAGAAGATCAGGGCTGAGCTTTCCTTCGTCTTCATTAACAGAGAAATAAAAGGAAATGAGTTTAGGAGGAAAGTTATGTTAATGGCTCAAGAAAGAGGGGTGCCTGTCATAATTTTCCCATCTGATACTTATTTGCCTCATCTAAAGGAGAGGGATATCCTTGAATGGAGACGAGAATATGGGAAAGAGCTTAGAAAAAGGATTTCAGACTATGATATGGACCTCGGCGTTCTGGCTGGGTACATGTTGATTGTTGACCCGGAGACTTGCAATAGGTTCCCCATCATCAACTTGCATCCAGCCCTTCCTAATACATATCAAGGCACATGGGAAGAGATAGTCAGAAAGGTGGTGGAAAACAAGGATCAATATTATGGCTCTACCGTGCATCTCTGCACTCCGGAGCTGGATAGGGGGGCTGCTATCGCCTTTGACAGTTTCCCAACAAATAAAGTCCTATCCTCCTCCATGGATATGGAGGAGGCGGTCAAGGCAATAAGGGCCGAAGAGCTAAAGAGAGAGGCTTATCTTCTTATGGAAGCTATAAAGTTAATAGTGGACGAGAAAGTCATCATAAAGGATGGGTGTGTGACTGATTCTTTTGGAACGCCTATTTCACCTTTATGCCTAAGCCAAGCTATAGACAAAATTTTGAGCCAAAAATCATGAATCTCAGAGTTTTAGCGTCTGTCTTGCTGCGTTATACCATAAATTGAAAAAATTGATTTTCCTCCAATCAGGATTCTCCTTCACATAGTCCACATACCATGAGCTCATACCGTCCCACTCGTCCACGAACCCTTCACGGGTCATTCTCCATCCTGCCTCATCGGGCGTCAAATCGGACCTCGCCAAGACGAAGGGGAATGTAGTAGTCAGCATGTTTGATTCGTTCGACTCTCCTCCTCTGGACTGTGGGATGATCAAAGCGGTACATGCGCCCGTGAGATAATAGGCTTGATGCATCTCACCCTCAGCCCAGAATTCATGAAATGGGAAGTCCATAGAAAACTTTTCAGAAAGAAGGCGTAAGACGGCTGGGAATATCACTGGTTCCCCGGTGAACCGATTTATGAAGCCATCTCTGGAGAAGACTTTCATCTTCAATGTCAGATCGCCTCTCCAAATGTTCATAGCCACAGCCTTCCTATCCTGTGGGGAGCAGTGACATTTTGGAATTTTAATAACGGCTCTTCGATTAAAGGGGCACTCTCTCTTCAAAACTTTCCTCGCTTCCTCCTCGCCATCTTCAGATAACGTCAGGCAAATATCCATTATAGCATCATGAATGGCTTTCATTTTCATACAACCAAACACTTGTACAATTGATGGTAAATCTGTTCTTCGATGAAATGGAATTTGCAGGATAGAAACATCGAGTCAAACATCGAGGCTCCGAGATTTTTAACTTATGATTCATCAGCTAATTACTTGGTGGGGGCTATATAGACACATCTATTATACCACGCGTCATTACTCGAACAGAAAGGTGAGGATTTCAACTCACTCATTCGCCCAGCAAGGCTAGGATTAATGATGGAAGGCGTAGTAAGGATAATAGATTCACGGAAAGCCAATTCAATTAAGCGAACTCTAGAGGATATTTGGTCTTATCGCGAGCTCCTTTATTATTTCGTCTGGAAAGAGCTGAAGATTCGCTATAAGCAGACGCTTATTGGAGCGGCATGGGCTGTCCTTCAGCCACTTATCGCGATGGCAATATTCTGGTTGGTCTTCGGCACGATTTTAGACGTGCAGACCGATGTTCCATATCCAATATTCGCGTATTCGGGTCTCGTCATTTGGTACTATTTTTCTGGATCCCTCACCCAATCCTCAGCTTCGGTACTCAATAATTCCCACATATTGACCAAGGTCTATTTTCCTAGAATATTACTTCCCCTCTCCTATTGCCTGATTGGGTTGGTGGACTATATCATAGCCACAGTCATGCTGATTGTATTGATGCTATTATTCGGTATCATGCCCTCAGCTTGGCTCCTGCTGCTTTTCATACCTTTCTCCATGAGTGTGCTATTGGCCTCTGGCCTTGGGTTCTGGCTATCAGCCGTTTCCGCCAAATACCGTGATGTAAAGTACATCACCCCTTTCTTCGTGCAACTGCTTTTGTTTATCACCCCTATAATATATCCTTCAACCACAATCCCTCCCAGCTTTCGTTGGATCATCAACATCAACCCCTTAGCTCCAATCATTGAAGCACAGAGGGCCTTTGTTTTAGGAACTGGACTAAGTGATTGGATTCCTTTGGGAATCTCCCTTTTGATGACTTTAGCCATTTTTTTCCTAGGAGTTTTCTATTTCGCCCACCGAGAAAGACAGATGGCGGATGTGATTTGAGATGAAGGGGCCAATGATAGATGTGAGGAACGTATCCAAGAGATACATCATTGGCAGAAAGGACGAGTTAATGCCTTACCGCAATCTCTCAGAAATTATCACTGAAGTATTCACACACCCCCTTCGTGCCATTAAGAATTGGCGTGTGGAGAAAGAGTTCTTTTGGGCCCTTAAGGATATTTCAATGACGGTCGAGGAAGGGGAGGTGGTGGGCTTGATCGGCCGCAATGGTGCAGGAAAGACTACGCTCTTGAAAATAATCTCTCAAATCACATACCCCACCACCGGCGAAATACGCCTCAGAGGACGAGTGGGCAGTCTTTTAGAAGTTGGAACAGGTTTCCATCCAGAACTGACAGGACGAGAAAATATCTATATGAATGGAGCAATCCTGGGAATGAAAAGGGTAGAGATAGAACGAAGTTTTGAAGAGATCGTAAGGTTCTCAGAACTGGAGAAGTTCCTGGATACACCGGTGAAAAGATATTCGAGCGGAATGTATGTCAGGCTTGGCTTTGCTGTGGCAGCACATCTGAATCCTGAAATATTATTGGTGGATGAAGTCTTAGCCGTAGGTGACGTGCAATTTCAGAAAAAATGCCTAGGTAAGATAAAGGATGTAAGCCAGGGTGGGAGAACGGTTCTCTTCGTTAGTCATAACATGCCTGTTCTGGAAGGGCTGTGCGACAAGGCTGCACTGATTCAAGATGGTCATTTGAAAATGATAGGAGACACTCACGACGTGATAGCTGAGTACCTTAGATATCTTAGCCTTCATACCGGCAATGATCTGGATTTGCCCATAGTAAAGAGGAGTGGGGATGGGAGAGCAAGATTTACTTTCATAGAACTTAGGGATGAGCACGGAGATACTATCGAGAGTGTGATGGAAGGGAAGCCTTTCAAGATAATATTGACACTGCGTGTCCTATCCGAGATCGAGCTCGACAAGATAGAAATCACTTTTTCGGACGCAATGAGTAGGAGTATTTTGACTACCAGGAGCACTGATTCGATAAGATTGTCTAAGCTCTCGATAGGAACCCATCGGTTCGAAGTGCATATAAGCCCAAATCCTCTGACCAGTGGTTCTTATACCCTTGGATTATCCTGCTCTGGCCCACATTTGCAAAAATATGATGTCATTGACCTTGCCTACAGCCTGAGTGTGGTGCCGAATCTTCAGGATGATGCGCTAGGTAAAAGGCCTGGCATTATTCGCTTGCCTTTTGAGTGGGCAAAGGAAAATACCCCTTAGCAACGAGCACTTAAACTAAACTTTATAGTAGGAAACAGTAACCAATCGTCAGACTGACTGATCTTGCCCAACTTAATCGGAAGGCAACCTCCTATCATAGGTCTTCGTCTGAGTCCAAATCATAAAATCATCACTTCTATTGCCTCAACAACAAAGTCGTAAGAAACGGCAACTTTAAAGGCAACTTAACTAGAATTATCCTCAAGGATGAAAAGGATAATGTTTTTTTTTTCGAAATTCTTTTAAAACCAAGGCTGAAATGCGCAACTACTCGGCCAAATATGTGGTCAGAGAAGTTGTAATGCAATGAGAGGCTCATTATATGGATTTAAAGTATGATTTGTTGGCCCTTAAGACGAATCGAACAATAGACTGAAAATCTATACAAGGCACTTATGAACCAGGATAAGAGGTGAACTGAGGTGAGGAGCGTATTCGATGAACTTGCCGAGGATTACGATTCTTGGTTCGAAAGGCATCCTGCCGTTTATCAATCAGAATTGGAAGCTTTAAGCAGAGCGTTGACGGGAGGATTGGGATTAGAGGTTGGGGTTGGCACGGGGCGATTTGCATCATTCTTTGGGGTAAAGATCGGATTGGACCCCTCGACCGCCATGCTCTCGCTCTCGAAAATAAGAGAGATCGAACCGGTGAGGGGGATAGCCGAGGCCTTGCCTTTCAAGGATGCCGTTTTTGACCAGGTGCTCTTCGTTACCTCCCTCTGCTTTACTAAACGACCAGAGAAGGCTTTAATGGAGGCGAATAGGGTTTTGCGGAAAAATGGTAGGGTCGTTATTGGTTTGATCGATCGAGGCAGCCCTTTAGGTCAAGAATATATCTCGAAAGTTAAGCACAGCCGTTTCTATGAAGGGGCGATTTTTCATTCAACAGAAGAGGTCCTCGAAATGATGAGGAAGTCCGGCTTCATACCCTATACCACCTTCCAGACGATTTTTCAAGAGCCTGAACGCATCACCACTCCCTCTCAAATCACCGCAGGGTATGGGAGAGGATTGTTCGTGGTCCTATCAGGGAAAAAATAATCGGTGATTCCTATTATTGTTAATTTCAAATTAAAAAAATCGTTAATGAAAAAAGTAATATTGTGGATGTTGATTAAGAGATTCGAAGAGTTCGCCCCTTAACTTTTGCCAGATTTAATAAATAAAAAGTTGATAAGTTGCACCTAAAATATAATCTTCTTTAAAAGCTGATGGAAGTGTTTGAACTTCCACATCTCATCAAAGATGATTAAAATCTTAAAAGATGAGAAGTTAGCACTGGAATGAGAAGGGTTCGGCATTGATTGCTCTTAAAAAAAGATGTGGAAGAGCGCAGATGCAATGGAGAGCCAGAGTTCAGATTATATAAAGAGCTTAATAGAAAGGATCGAAGGTGCTCCCGCCGGGATTTGAACCCGGGTCGCAGACTCGAAAGGCCTGCATGATTGGCCGCTACACTACGGGAGCGGGATGGCGACATTATGGCCATTTGCTACTTAAACCTTGGCCAATCTCGTGTACATTTTATTTACGATATTTAACGCATTCCAGTAAAAAGTTGTGGAGTCTTACCTAAAGCAATCTTATATATATTGAATCCTTATTAGGAAAATACCTTGCGGAGGTTGTAATTGAGCGAGTACGATAACCAAGAAGAAGAGGAGGTTAATCCTGAGGAAGAAATCCTTAGGACCCCCTATCCAAATAAGAAGGAAGGGGAGATGTTCGGGATAGCCGATCAACTTCTTGGAGCGTCCCGCATTAAAATCATGTGTGCAGATGGCAAGTCACGCATGGGACGAATCCCAGGCAAAATCCGCAAGAGGATGTGGATCAGAGAGGGTGATCTGGTCATCGTCAAACCGTGGGAGTTCCAAGACGATAAAGCAGATATCCTTTATCGATACACGAAGACTCAGGCTGCTTATTTAAGTAGGAAGAAAGTACTTCCTAAGAATCTGGATATTTTCTAATATTGGAGGCAGGATGCCCCGGCGAGATGAAATCTTTGCTGCTTTGGAGCGCAAGATACAGGAACTTAAGACTAGGGAGTATGGGGCGGTAGAAGATGAGGACCGCAAAACCCTGGCTGAAGTATTTGATAAACCTGCGTTGTTGACTATATATAAGCTCATGACGGATGGTCTCATCGAGACAGTCGATTTCCCTATTTCGACTGGAAAGGAGGCTAATGTGTTTCGGGTCACCTCGCCTGATGGGAACTATTACGCTCTTAAAATATATCGTACCTCTACCCTGACTTTCAAGCGCATTTCCCGCTATATAGAAGGCGATCCACGTTTCAAAGGCATCAAAGGTTCGCGAAGAAAAGTGGTATTCGCCTGGGCCACTAAAGAGTTTAGGAACTTGCAGCGACTGAAGGAAGCTAAAGTGCGAGTTCCCGCGCCTGTGAAGTTCAATCAGAATATGCTTGTCATGGAGTTCATCGGAACTGAAGGCCAACCAGCGCCCTTACTTAGAGAGGTCCAGTTGGATGATCCCAGGAAGACATATATGACGGTAGTGAAGTATATAAAAGCCGCATACAAGAAGGCGGAGTTGGTCCATGCAGACCTTTCAGAATATAACATACTCATGCATGAAGGGGAGCCTGTGATAATTGATGTTGGACAGGGGATGACTTTGGAACATCCCAATGCTAAGGAGTTTCTGCTAAGGGACATCGAGAATATTAATCGCTTCTTCCGCTCTCTTGACGTTAAGGTCATTGAAACAAACCAGCTGATGAAGGACATAACGGGGGTCAAGCAATGAAGATAGTGAGGATCCCGAAGGAGAGGATAGGCGCCGTCATCGGCACGAATGGAAAGACGAAAGCTTATCTGGAAGAGATGTTAGGAGTACAGCTCAATATCGATTCCGAAGGAGAGGTTACGATCATGGAAGAGAGCGCCAAGGATCCATTGGCGGTTCTGAAAGCTATTGATGTGGTAAAGGCTATTGGGCGCGGTTTCAGTCCACAGCATGCCTATCGCCTCTTCGACGACATGGAGTACCTGGAGATAATAGACATGAAGGATTACGTGGGTAGCAAGCCAGAGCAATTGACGCGACAAAGAGCCAGGGTCATCGGATCGCAAGGTAAGACGCGTAGGCTCATCGAGGATTTAACCGGCGTCTACATGTCTGTCTATGGAAGCACTGTGGGTCTTATAGGCCAGCCCGAGCAGGTCGAGGTGGCAAGGAAAGCGGTGGATATGCTCTTGCGTGGAAGCGAGCATTCCACAGTGTATCGATTTCTTGAGCGTAACAGGTCAAGACTGCGGATAATAGAAATGGGCTTCGAACCTTGATAAGGTAGCCCTTATAAACTGATCTGATCTGCAGGTTATTTATGGACCATTTAATCGATAGAGCGGAAAGAGCGCTCTCCCTTGACCTTTGCGACCACTGCCTAGGGAGGTTGTTCGCCAGAGTGGACACGGGGCTCTCCAATCGTGAGAGGGGAGAGTCGTTGCGTATGGCTGTGGCGTGGAGGAGAGCGTTGGAGGATAGAAAGCCTCTTCCACCCCACCAGAGATGCCAGATCTGTGATGAGCTATTCGAAATGGTCCCTCGCTTTGCCCAGGCTGTAGTGGAGAAGCTTAGGTCAGTGGAGTTCGATACTTTTCTCATCGGTACACGCATCGACCCATTGATACTAGAGAAAGAGGAAAGATTGTGGGAGATGGTAGGCCAGGATAGGGCTGAGCCGATAAAGGCGGAAATGAATCAGGAGATTGGCAAGGCTGTGCAAGGTATGATTCCACAAGAGGTAGATTTCTCCTCGCCTGACGTGGTGGCTCTGGTGGATACTCGTTTCTGCCACGTGGAGCTGGATGTTTCCCCTCTCTTCATTTACGGTCGATACCGCAAATACTCTAGAGCGATACCTCAGACCCGTTGGCCCTGCAACCGATGCCGGGGCAAGGGGTGCACGAAATGCAACAATACAGGTAAGATGTATCAGACCAGCGTGCAGGAGATAATCGGAGAACCGATCAGAAAGTGGGCTGAGGGTACGGATCACTTTTTTCACGGTATGGGACGCGAGGATATTGATGCAAGAATGCTAGGGAATGGGAGACCGTTCATTTTAGAAGTCAGAGAGCCGAAGAGAAGGAGATTAGACCTCGAAGCCCTTGAGAACGAGATAAATATGGCCGGGAAGGGGGTTATCGATGTGCGAGATCTTCGATTTTCCAGCCGTGATGAAGTCCGTCGCATTAAACTGGCGATCCCTGACAAGGAGTATCGGGTTAGGGTTCAATTTGAAAGCAAAGTTAATAAGGAGCAATTGGATGAGGTAGTCCAATCGCTAAAGCGCATACGCATCACCCAGCAGACGCCAGCACGGGTCGCGCATAGGCGTGCCGACCTTGCCAGGGAGCGAGAGATAAAGGGGCTAGTGCTGGAGGAGTTCGATGGTTCCTCGGCCACGTTTAGGCTTCGCACCGAAGCCGGAACGTATGTCAAGGAATTCATCCATGGCGACTCTGGCCGGACCATCCCTTCCCTGGCCGAAAGACTTGGCATACCATGTAGCGTGGAATGGCTGGACGTGATCGAGATCGCTGATCAGAATTGAGGGATCACTATGGTAAAAGCATCACATGGCCCAAGGAAGAAGTCGAGAAATTTGCTAAGGAAATCCCCGAGGTCTCGGGGTCTCTCCCCCATCACACATGAGTTCCAGGAATTCGAGGTGGGAGAGAAAGTGCACATTTATCTGGATCCCAGCATCCACCACGGTATGCCTGCGCTACGCTTCCATGGGAAGACTGGAACAGTAATCGGGATGCAGGGAAGGGCTTTCGTGCTCGCGGTAAAGGATGGAGATAAAGTAAAGACTGTCCTGTCCACCCCTGAACACCTGAGGAAGAGCGCCTAATGCTGGTGAGGGAAATGTCCGAGGAACGGCTGATCACCTTGGCCGAGGTCAAGGAGCTTTTGGAAGAGGAGGCAAAGAGTCGCCCGCAACTTTCTCATGAGCAGAAGATAGCTTTGGACCACGCTAGTAAGTTCGCTAAGCTCTCTGTCGCCGATGCCAAAGCTCTGCTAGAAGAGCTTAGGCAGATGGGGTTCATCTCTGATCCTATAGCCTACCGCATAGTTGACATCTGTCCGACCTATCCTGAAGAAGTGCGGGCTATTTTCGCCAAGGAAAGGCTTATCCTTGAGAAGAAGCAAATCGATCAGATAATCACTGCTGTGAAGAAGCGCATTTAAGCCGGTGGAGCCAATGGAAGACTACGCTCGCATACTCGACTATCTGCCACAGGGCCTTCCAGCGGAGCGTGGTTTCAAAAGAGAGCCGTTGGCCTATGCACTGGGAGAGACAGAGTTCAAACTGTTTGAGCTGGTGCCTAAAGCGAACGTACCTCTCACCATCGGCGAGAGAGTTTATATCGGCAAGGAAATAGAGAAGCGCGACAAAATCGCACATGTGAAAAGACGTGTTTCGTATAATGAGCTCACTGCCGCTGCGCAATCGGAGATGCCCTTCGTCATTGCTGAGATAGCCAAAGAGAATGAGGCGAGATACGTGCGCTTCTTCAACGAGGCCCAGGCCATTACCACCAGATTCCACATGCTAGAACTGCTTCCTGGGTTGGGGAAGAAGACCATGTGGGCCATCATAGAAGAGCGCAAGAAAGGGCCATTCAAGGATTTCGCGGATATCGTTAAGAGGGTCCCCTCCTTCAAGCACCCTGAGAAAGTAATCGCCAAGCGGATTGAGATGGAGTTAGCAGACCCTACACAAAAGTACCACATCTTCGTGGCCAGATAGATGACGCCTACTGAAGTCAAGGAGCTATTAGCGCGATACGGCGTCTGCCCTACGAAGGCCAAAGGACAAAACTTTCTCTTGGATGAGCGCGTGGCGGAACGTGAAGTACACCATCTGCACATAGAGCCAGAGGATGTAGTCCTAGAAATTGGTCCAGGACTAGGAATATTGACAGAAAAGATCCTTCCTTTGGCGGCAAAGACCATATGCATCGAGCTTGACCCTCAAATCTTCCATTATATCGAAGAAAAATTCAAGGGCAGAGTCGAACTCATCAAAGGAGATGCTTTGCAAGTGGATATGCCAGCTTTCGATAAACTCATTTCCAACATTCCCTATAGTATATCCTCTCCTCTCATTTTCCGCATTCTCGAGCATAACTTCCGAAAGGCGATAATCATGGTGCAAAAGGAGTTCGCGGAAAGAATGGTGGCTAAACCGGGAAGCGATGAATATTCGCGCCTCTCAGTCACCACT
This window contains:
- a CDS encoding class I SAM-dependent methyltransferase, with the protein product MRSVFDELAEDYDSWFERHPAVYQSELEALSRALTGGLGLEVGVGTGRFASFFGVKIGLDPSTAMLSLSKIREIEPVRGIAEALPFKDAVFDQVLFVTSLCFTKRPEKALMEANRVLRKNGRVVIGLIDRGSPLGQEYISKVKHSRFYEGAIFHSTEEVLEMMRKSGFIPYTTFQTIFQEPERITTPSQITAGYGRGLFVVLSGKK
- the eif1A gene encoding translation initiation factor eIF-1A, encoding MSEYDNQEEEEVNPEEEILRTPYPNKKEGEMFGIADQLLGASRIKIMCADGKSRMGRIPGKIRKRMWIREGDLVIVKPWEFQDDKADILYRYTKTQAAYLSRKKVLPKNLDIF
- a CDS encoding serine protein kinase RIO → MPRRDEIFAALERKIQELKTREYGAVEDEDRKTLAEVFDKPALLTIYKLMTDGLIETVDFPISTGKEANVFRVTSPDGNYYALKIYRTSTLTFKRISRYIEGDPRFKGIKGSRRKVVFAWATKEFRNLQRLKEAKVRVPAPVKFNQNMLVMEFIGTEGQPAPLLREVQLDDPRKTYMTVVKYIKAAYKKAELVHADLSEYNILMHEGEPVIIDVGQGMTLEHPNAKEFLLRDIENINRFFRSLDVKVIETNQLMKDITGVKQ
- a CDS encoding KH domain-containing protein, with translation MKIVRIPKERIGAVIGTNGKTKAYLEEMLGVQLNIDSEGEVTIMEESAKDPLAVLKAIDVVKAIGRGFSPQHAYRLFDDMEYLEIIDMKDYVGSKPEQLTRQRARVIGSQGKTRRLIEDLTGVYMSVYGSTVGLIGQPEQVEVARKAVDMLLRGSEHSTVYRFLERNRSRLRIIEMGFEP
- a CDS encoding tRNA pseudouridine(54/55) synthase Pus10, whose amino-acid sequence is MDHLIDRAERALSLDLCDHCLGRLFARVDTGLSNRERGESLRMAVAWRRALEDRKPLPPHQRCQICDELFEMVPRFAQAVVEKLRSVEFDTFLIGTRIDPLILEKEERLWEMVGQDRAEPIKAEMNQEIGKAVQGMIPQEVDFSSPDVVALVDTRFCHVELDVSPLFIYGRYRKYSRAIPQTRWPCNRCRGKGCTKCNNTGKMYQTSVQEIIGEPIRKWAEGTDHFFHGMGREDIDARMLGNGRPFILEVREPKRRRLDLEALENEINMAGKGVIDVRDLRFSSRDEVRRIKLAIPDKEYRVRVQFESKVNKEQLDEVVQSLKRIRITQQTPARVAHRRADLAREREIKGLVLEEFDGSSATFRLRTEAGTYVKEFIHGDSGRTIPSLAERLGIPCSVEWLDVIEIADQN
- a CDS encoding 50S ribosomal protein L21e → MVKASHGPRKKSRNLLRKSPRSRGLSPITHEFQEFEVGEKVHIYLDPSIHHGMPALRFHGKTGTVIGMQGRAFVLAVKDGDKVKTVLSTPEHLRKSA
- a CDS encoding RNA polymerase Rpb4 family protein → MLVREMSEERLITLAEVKELLEEEAKSRPQLSHEQKIALDHASKFAKLSVADAKALLEELRQMGFISDPIAYRIVDICPTYPEEVRAIFAKERLILEKKQIDQIITAVKKRI
- a CDS encoding DUF655 domain-containing protein, coding for MEDYARILDYLPQGLPAERGFKREPLAYALGETEFKLFELVPKANVPLTIGERVYIGKEIEKRDKIAHVKRRVSYNELTAAAQSEMPFVIAEIAKENEARYVRFFNEAQAITTRFHMLELLPGLGKKTMWAIIEERKKGPFKDFADIVKRVPSFKHPEKVIAKRIEMELADPTQKYHIFVAR
- the rsmA gene encoding 16S rRNA (adenine(1518)-N(6)/adenine(1519)-N(6))-dimethyltransferase RsmA; this encodes MTPTEVKELLARYGVCPTKAKGQNFLLDERVAEREVHHLHIEPEDVVLEIGPGLGILTEKILPLAAKTICIELDPQIFHYIEEKFKGRVELIKGDALQVDMPAFDKLISNIPYSISSPLIFRILEHNFRKAIIMVQKEFAERMVAKPGSDEYSRLSVTTYYRARCQILEVVSRSKFWPQPEVDSAVVCLEPRPPPFSVHNERFFLSLVKILFQHRRKKIGTILRMTGQADKDVISALPYVEQRVEELSPEMIGELSDALMVTKMKTCV